In Burkholderia gladioli, a genomic segment contains:
- a CDS encoding aspartate aminotransferase family protein has translation MTSENVTRQTFDDVMVPVFSPAPFVPDRGEGSRVWDTAGKDYVDFAGGIAVTALGHGHPEVLKVFEAQGRKLWHIGNGYTNEPVLRLARRLESLTFADRAFFANSGAEANEAALKLARRVAFDRFGEDKYEIVSFAQSFHGRTFFTVSVGGQPKYSDGFGPKPAGIHHLPYNDIEAARAAIGPRTCAVIVEPVQGEGGVIPADPAFLKALREACDAHGALLIFDEVQTGVGRTGHFYAYMDTGVTPDILTTAKALGNGFPIGAMLTTEALAAHFKVGVHGTTYGGNPLASAIADKVVELVSDPKLLAGVAERGERIRAKLRELDGRHGLFSEIRGKGLLLGAELNPAFEGRAKDFVTAAAEHGVIMLIAGPNVLRFVPSLVIPLEVLDEGLERFARAVDAVVAAIAAGR, from the coding sequence ATGACCTCCGAGAACGTGACCCGACAGACTTTCGATGACGTGATGGTGCCGGTATTCTCGCCGGCCCCGTTCGTGCCCGACCGCGGCGAGGGTTCCCGCGTCTGGGACACCGCCGGCAAGGACTACGTCGATTTCGCCGGCGGCATCGCGGTGACCGCGCTCGGCCACGGCCACCCGGAAGTGCTGAAGGTGTTCGAGGCGCAGGGCCGCAAGCTCTGGCACATCGGCAACGGCTACACCAACGAACCGGTGCTGCGCCTGGCCCGGCGCCTCGAGAGCCTGACCTTCGCCGATCGCGCCTTCTTCGCGAACTCCGGCGCCGAGGCCAACGAGGCCGCGTTGAAGCTGGCGCGCCGCGTCGCCTTCGATCGCTTCGGCGAGGACAAATACGAGATCGTCTCGTTCGCGCAGTCCTTCCACGGCCGCACCTTCTTCACGGTCAGCGTGGGCGGCCAGCCGAAGTATTCCGACGGCTTCGGCCCGAAGCCGGCCGGCATCCACCATCTGCCCTACAACGACATCGAGGCCGCGCGCGCCGCGATCGGCCCGCGCACCTGCGCGGTGATCGTCGAGCCGGTGCAGGGCGAGGGCGGCGTGATCCCGGCCGATCCGGCCTTCCTGAAGGCGCTGCGCGAGGCCTGCGACGCGCACGGCGCGCTGCTGATCTTCGACGAGGTGCAGACCGGCGTGGGCCGCACCGGCCACTTCTACGCCTACATGGACACGGGCGTGACGCCCGACATCCTGACCACCGCCAAGGCGCTCGGCAACGGCTTCCCGATCGGCGCGATGCTGACCACCGAGGCACTGGCCGCGCACTTCAAGGTGGGCGTGCACGGCACCACCTACGGCGGCAACCCGCTCGCCTCGGCGATTGCCGACAAGGTGGTGGAACTGGTCAGCGACCCGAAGCTGCTGGCCGGCGTGGCCGAGCGCGGCGAGCGGATCCGCGCCAAGCTGCGCGAGCTCGACGGCAGGCACGGCCTGTTTAGCGAGATCCGCGGCAAGGGCCTGCTGCTCGGCGCCGAGCTGAACCCGGCCTTCGAGGGTCGCGCCAAGGACTTCGTCACGGCCGCCGCCGAGCACGGCGTGATCATGCTGATTGCCGGGCCCAACGTGCTGCGCTTCGTGCCCTCGCTGGTGATCCCGCTCGAGGTGCTCGACGAGGGCCTCGAGCGCTTCGCGCGCGCGGTCGACGCGGTGGTTGCGGCGATCGCCGCGGGCCGCTGA
- the aruF gene encoding arginine/ornithine succinyltransferase subunit alpha, producing MLFVRPGRLADLDALAQMARTARPVLHSLPHDRRALEARVALSEDSFRADADFPGEEFYLFVLEDSETGRLLGTASIVAAAGYSEPFYAFRNDALIHASRELHVNRKIHALTMSHELTGKSRLAGFYVDPSLRGDAAAHLVSRARMMYIAAHRRRFTPEVFSLLLGVTDENGASPFWEAVGRKFFRRDFADIEVESGGRSRTFIAEVMPVYPVYVPLLPEAAQRVLGEPNQHGLLAYDIHLEEGFEPDRYVDIFDAGPVLTAQIDRTACVTHNGARTVRNAGQAGSSADADAAGLTHLVATGEGDAFRCVLADLPDAAAGNAIDAPLDAAARAALGVVDGDTVRCVPLHRRDETNTLSGDAR from the coding sequence ATGCTATTCGTACGCCCCGGCAGGCTTGCCGATCTCGACGCGCTCGCGCAGATGGCCCGCACCGCGCGGCCGGTGCTGCATTCGCTGCCGCACGACCGTCGCGCACTGGAGGCGCGCGTGGCGCTGTCCGAGGATTCGTTTCGCGCCGACGCCGATTTCCCCGGCGAGGAGTTCTACCTGTTCGTGCTGGAGGACAGCGAGACGGGGCGCCTGCTCGGCACGGCCAGCATCGTCGCCGCGGCGGGCTATTCGGAGCCGTTCTACGCGTTCCGCAACGACGCGCTGATCCACGCCTCGCGCGAACTGCACGTGAACCGCAAGATCCACGCGCTGACCATGTCGCACGAGCTGACCGGCAAGAGCCGGCTGGCGGGCTTCTACGTCGATCCCTCCCTGCGCGGCGACGCGGCGGCGCACCTGGTGTCGCGCGCGCGCATGATGTACATCGCCGCGCATCGCCGCCGCTTCACGCCCGAGGTGTTCTCGCTGCTGCTCGGCGTGACCGACGAGAACGGCGCCTCGCCGTTCTGGGAGGCGGTGGGCCGCAAGTTCTTCCGGCGCGACTTCGCCGACATCGAGGTCGAATCGGGCGGCCGCAGCCGCACCTTCATCGCCGAGGTGATGCCGGTCTATCCCGTCTACGTGCCGTTGCTGCCGGAAGCGGCGCAGCGCGTGCTCGGCGAGCCCAACCAGCACGGCCTGCTGGCCTACGACATCCATCTCGAGGAAGGTTTCGAGCCGGATCGCTACGTCGACATCTTCGATGCGGGCCCGGTGCTGACCGCGCAGATCGATCGCACCGCCTGCGTCACGCATAACGGCGCGCGCACCGTGCGCAATGCCGGCCAAGCCGGCAGCAGCGCCGATGCCGATGCCGCCGGCCTCACCCACCTGGTGGCCACCGGCGAGGGCGACGCGTTCCGCTGTGTGCTGGCCGACCTGCCCGACGCGGCCGCGGGCAATGCGATCGACGCGCCGCTCGACGCGGCCGCGCGCGCCGCGCTCGGCGTGGTGGACGGCGACACCGTGCGCTGCGTGCCGCTGCATCGCCGCGACGAGACCAACACGCTTTCGGGAGACGCACGATGA
- the astA gene encoding arginine N-succinyltransferase — MIVVRVVQTGDVDALVALAQETGPGLTTFKPDREALAARIERARRTIDGAASPAEAGYFFVMEDTASGDIAGVCGIETEVGLAQPFYNYRVSTVVHASQDLGVWTRMSLLNISHDLTGYAEVCSLFLSPRYRTAGVGGLLSRSRFMFIAQFRERFPERICAELRGHFDEHGSSPFWRAVGSHFYQIDFNAADYLSSHGRKSFLAELMPRFPVYVDLLPQDAQDCIGLTHRDTLPARKMLEAEGLRYQNHVDIFDAGPVLECHVGDLRTVRDSVLVPVEIGTPEAGEGAPRALVSNTSLADFRVGMASGAVTEAGRFVLSAEDAAALGVAAGETLRVYALKSQPR; from the coding sequence ATGATCGTGGTTCGCGTGGTACAGACCGGCGACGTCGATGCGCTGGTCGCGCTCGCGCAGGAAACCGGCCCGGGTCTGACCACCTTCAAGCCCGACCGCGAGGCGCTGGCCGCGCGCATCGAGCGCGCGCGGCGCACCATCGACGGCGCGGCCTCGCCCGCCGAGGCCGGCTACTTCTTCGTGATGGAGGACACCGCCAGCGGCGATATCGCCGGCGTGTGCGGGATCGAGACCGAGGTCGGCCTGGCCCAGCCCTTCTACAACTATCGCGTCAGCACGGTGGTGCATGCCAGCCAGGACCTGGGCGTGTGGACCCGCATGTCGCTCTTGAACATCTCGCACGACCTGACCGGTTATGCCGAGGTCTGCTCGCTGTTCCTGAGCCCGCGCTATCGCACCGCCGGCGTGGGCGGGCTGCTCTCGCGCTCGCGCTTCATGTTCATCGCGCAGTTCCGCGAGCGCTTCCCGGAGCGGATCTGCGCCGAGTTGCGCGGCCATTTCGACGAACACGGCAGCTCGCCGTTCTGGCGCGCGGTCGGTTCGCACTTCTACCAGATCGATTTCAACGCCGCCGACTACCTCAGCTCGCACGGCCGCAAGTCCTTCCTGGCCGAGCTGATGCCGCGCTTTCCCGTCTATGTCGATCTGCTGCCGCAGGACGCGCAGGACTGCATCGGCCTGACCCATCGCGACACGCTGCCGGCGCGCAAGATGCTCGAGGCCGAGGGCCTGCGCTACCAGAACCACGTCGACATCTTCGACGCCGGCCCGGTGCTCGAATGCCACGTTGGCGACCTGCGCACGGTGCGCGACAGCGTGCTGGTGCCGGTCGAGATCGGCACGCCCGAGGCGGGCGAGGGCGCGCCGCGCGCGCTGGTCTCGAACACCTCGCTGGCCGACTTCCGGGTCGGCATGGCCAGCGGCGCCGTCACCGAGGCGGGCCGCTTCGTGCTGAGCGCCGAGGACGCCGCCGCGCTCGGCGTGGCCGCGGGCGAGACGCTGCGGGTCTACGCGCTGAAGTCACAACCGAGATAA
- the astD gene encoding succinylglutamate-semialdehyde dehydrogenase, giving the protein MSELFIDGDWVAGSGPEFSSRNPGTDEVVWQGAGASPADVDFAVASARRAFAAWSALDFEARVAIVKRFAAILGERKETIAAAIGRETGKPLWEARTEVATMAAKVEISITSYHERTGEKRTAMADGTAVLRHRPHGVVAVFGPYNFPGHLPNGHIVPALIAGNTVVFKPSELAPGVARATVEAWRDAGLPAGVLNMVQGEKDTGVALANHRQIDGLFFTGSSDTGTLLHRQFGGRPEIVLALEMGGNNPLVIGEVADLDAAVHHTIQSAFLSAGQRCTCARRIFVPEGADGERFLARLVEVTARIRAGRYDAEPQPFMGAVISARAASRLVEAQASLLGAGAQALIAMEQRDPKLGFVNAAILDVTAVRDLPDTEYFGPLAQVIRYGSFDEAIALANDTAYGLSAGLLSDDADAWAHFQRSIRAGIVNWNRPTNGASSAAPFGGTGRSGNHRPSAYYAADYCAYPMASVESERLNMPASLSPGLHF; this is encoded by the coding sequence ATGTCCGAACTCTTCATCGACGGCGACTGGGTCGCCGGCAGCGGTCCCGAATTCTCCTCGCGCAACCCCGGCACCGACGAGGTGGTGTGGCAGGGCGCCGGCGCCTCGCCGGCCGACGTCGACTTCGCCGTGGCCAGCGCGCGCCGCGCCTTCGCGGCCTGGTCGGCGCTCGACTTCGAGGCGCGGGTGGCGATCGTCAAGCGCTTCGCCGCGATCCTCGGCGAACGCAAGGAGACGATCGCCGCCGCGATCGGCCGCGAGACCGGCAAGCCGCTGTGGGAAGCGCGCACCGAGGTGGCGACCATGGCCGCCAAGGTCGAGATCTCGATCACGTCCTACCACGAGCGCACCGGCGAGAAGCGCACCGCGATGGCCGACGGCACGGCCGTGCTGCGGCATCGCCCGCATGGCGTGGTGGCGGTGTTCGGGCCGTACAACTTCCCCGGCCACCTGCCCAACGGCCATATCGTGCCGGCCCTGATCGCCGGCAACACGGTGGTGTTCAAGCCTTCCGAGCTGGCGCCGGGCGTGGCGCGCGCCACCGTCGAGGCCTGGCGCGACGCGGGGCTGCCGGCCGGCGTGCTGAACATGGTGCAGGGCGAGAAGGATACCGGCGTGGCGCTGGCCAATCATCGCCAGATCGACGGGCTGTTCTTCACCGGCAGCTCGGACACGGGCACCCTGCTGCATCGCCAGTTCGGCGGCCGGCCCGAGATCGTGCTGGCGCTGGAGATGGGCGGCAACAACCCGCTGGTGATCGGCGAAGTGGCCGATCTCGATGCGGCCGTGCATCACACCATCCAGTCGGCCTTCCTGTCGGCCGGGCAGCGCTGCACCTGCGCGCGCCGCATCTTCGTGCCGGAAGGCGCGGATGGCGAGCGTTTCCTGGCGCGCTTGGTCGAGGTCACGGCGCGGATCCGCGCCGGTCGTTACGACGCCGAGCCGCAGCCCTTCATGGGCGCGGTGATCTCGGCGCGCGCGGCCTCGCGCCTGGTCGAGGCGCAGGCCTCACTGCTGGGCGCCGGCGCGCAGGCGCTGATCGCCATGGAGCAGCGCGACCCGAAGCTCGGCTTTGTCAACGCGGCGATTCTCGACGTCACGGCGGTGCGCGATCTGCCGGACACCGAATATTTCGGCCCGCTCGCGCAGGTGATCCGCTACGGCAGCTTCGACGAGGCCATCGCGCTGGCCAACGACACCGCCTACGGCCTGTCGGCCGGGCTGCTGTCCGACGACGCCGATGCCTGGGCGCATTTCCAGCGCAGCATCCGCGCCGGCATCGTCAACTGGAACCGGCCGACCAACGGCGCGTCTTCCGCCGCGCCGTTCGGCGGCACCGGCCGCTCGGGCAACCATCGGCCCAGCGCCTATTACGCGGCCGACTACTGCGCCTACCCGATGGCCTCGGTCGAGAGCGAACGGCTGAACATGCCGGCAAGCCTCTCGCCCGGCCTCCATTTCTGA
- the astB gene encoding N-succinylarginine dihydrolase, with product MNATRNAIEANFDGLVGPTHNYAGLSFGNVASLSNEKSAANPKAAAKQGLRKMKQLADLGFAQGVLPPQERPSLRLLRELGFSGKDADVIAKAAREAPELLAAASSASAMWTANAATVSPSADTGDGRVHFTPANLCSKLHRAIEHESTRRTLSAIFADESRFMVHDALPGTPALGDEGAANHTRFCAEYGSAGVEFFVYGRSEYRRGPEPKRFPARQTFEASRAVAQRHGLAEDATVYALQNPDVIDAGVFHNDVIAVGNRDTLFCHELAFAERKSVYDTLTASLAARGARLNVIEVPEAAVSVADAVGSYLFNSQLLSRADGSQVLVVPQECRENERVGRYLDALAAGNGPIGEVLVFDLRESMKNGGGPACLRLRVVLNEAERAAVRPNVWIDDALFGSLDAWIEKHYRDRLAPSDLTDPALLDESRTALDELTQILKLGSLYDFQR from the coding sequence ATGAACGCAACGCGCAACGCCATCGAGGCGAATTTCGACGGGCTGGTCGGCCCGACCCACAACTACGCGGGGCTGTCGTTCGGCAACGTGGCCTCGCTGAGCAACGAGAAGTCGGCGGCCAACCCGAAGGCCGCCGCCAAGCAGGGGCTGCGCAAGATGAAGCAGCTCGCCGATCTCGGCTTCGCGCAGGGCGTGCTGCCGCCGCAGGAGCGCCCGTCGCTGCGCCTGCTGCGCGAGCTGGGCTTCTCGGGCAAGGACGCCGACGTGATCGCCAAGGCCGCCAGGGAAGCGCCCGAGCTGCTGGCGGCCGCGAGCTCGGCCTCGGCGATGTGGACCGCCAACGCGGCCACCGTCAGCCCCTCGGCCGATACCGGCGACGGGCGGGTCCACTTCACGCCGGCCAACCTGTGCAGCAAGCTGCATCGCGCGATCGAGCACGAATCGACGCGCCGCACGCTGTCGGCGATCTTCGCCGACGAGTCGCGCTTCATGGTGCACGACGCGCTGCCCGGCACGCCGGCGCTCGGCGACGAGGGCGCGGCCAACCACACGCGCTTCTGTGCCGAATACGGCAGCGCCGGCGTCGAGTTCTTCGTCTACGGCCGCAGCGAATACCGGCGCGGGCCCGAGCCCAAGCGCTTCCCGGCGCGCCAGACCTTCGAGGCGAGCCGCGCGGTGGCGCAGCGCCACGGCCTGGCCGAGGACGCGACCGTCTACGCCTTGCAGAACCCCGATGTGATCGATGCGGGCGTGTTCCACAACGACGTGATCGCGGTCGGCAATCGCGACACGCTGTTCTGCCACGAACTGGCCTTCGCCGAGCGCAAGTCGGTGTACGACACGCTGACCGCCTCGCTCGCGGCGCGCGGCGCGCGTCTGAACGTGATCGAGGTGCCCGAGGCGGCGGTGAGCGTGGCCGACGCGGTCGGCTCCTACCTGTTCAACAGCCAGCTGCTGTCGCGCGCCGACGGCTCGCAGGTGCTGGTGGTGCCGCAGGAATGCCGCGAGAACGAGCGCGTGGGACGCTATCTCGACGCGCTGGCGGCCGGCAACGGGCCGATCGGCGAGGTGCTGGTGTTCGACCTGCGCGAGAGCATGAAGAACGGCGGCGGCCCGGCCTGCCTGCGCCTGCGCGTGGTACTGAACGAGGCCGAGCGCGCCGCGGTGCGGCCGAACGTGTGGATCGACGACGCGCTGTTCGGCTCGCTCGACGCCTGGATCGAGAAGCACTATCGCGACCGCCTCGCGCCGTCCGACCTGACCGACCCGGCTCTGCTCGACGAGTCGCGCACCGCGCTCGACGAGCTGACGCAGATCCTCAAGCTCGGTTCGCTGTATGACTTCCAGCGCTGA
- the astE gene encoding succinylglutamate desuccinylase, producing MTSSADRGGASAWLDDFLAFTLAGGTPDTREGVCAGGAVRYAWRGEGLLELGPAASAAGAAASASLLVSAGVHGDETAPIELLSMMVRDLARGALPLANRLLVVLGHPAAMRAGTRYLDDDLNRLFNGRHAQREGSRDAPRAAALEAAAREFFAAAPESRQARWHLDMHTAIRASAFEQFALLPHIGEPPARAMIDWLARARIAAVLLHTEPGNTYSQFCASACGALACTLELGKVRPFGQNDLSRFAGADAAVRALVAGEVGSAAGDAAAAAPLLPRVFTVIGQLTKQSEAFELLVAGDVANFTPLARGTLVARDGDYRYLVSHDEERIVFPNPAVKPGLRAGLMVVETTEATLASLG from the coding sequence ATGACTTCCAGCGCTGATCGCGGCGGCGCGTCCGCCTGGCTCGACGATTTCCTGGCCTTCACGCTGGCCGGCGGGACGCCGGACACACGCGAGGGCGTCTGCGCCGGCGGGGCGGTGCGCTACGCCTGGCGAGGCGAGGGCCTGCTGGAACTTGGTCCGGCAGCTTCGGCGGCGGGGGCCGCGGCGTCGGCCAGCCTGCTGGTATCGGCCGGTGTGCACGGCGACGAAACCGCGCCGATCGAACTGCTGTCGATGATGGTGCGCGACCTGGCGCGCGGCGCGCTGCCCTTGGCGAACCGCCTGCTGGTGGTGCTGGGCCACCCAGCGGCGATGCGTGCCGGCACGCGCTACCTCGACGACGACCTGAACCGCCTGTTCAACGGCCGCCACGCGCAGCGCGAAGGCAGCCGCGACGCACCGCGCGCGGCCGCGCTCGAGGCCGCGGCGCGCGAGTTCTTCGCCGCCGCCCCCGAGTCGCGTCAGGCGCGCTGGCACCTCGACATGCACACGGCGATCCGCGCCTCGGCCTTCGAGCAGTTCGCGCTGCTGCCGCATATCGGCGAGCCGCCGGCGCGCGCCATGATCGACTGGCTGGCGCGCGCGCGGATCGCGGCCGTGCTGCTGCATACCGAGCCCGGCAATACCTATTCGCAGTTCTGCGCGAGCGCCTGCGGGGCGCTGGCCTGCACGCTGGAGCTCGGCAAGGTGCGCCCGTTCGGCCAGAACGATCTGTCGCGCTTCGCCGGCGCCGACGCGGCGGTGCGCGCGCTGGTCGCGGGTGAAGTCGGCAGCGCAGCCGGGGACGCCGCCGCCGCGGCGCCCCTGTTGCCGCGCGTGTTCACCGTGATCGGCCAGCTCACCAAGCAGAGCGAGGCTTTCGAGCTGCTGGTGGCCGGCGACGTGGCGAATTTCACGCCGCTGGCGCGCGGCACCCTGGTCGCGCGCGACGGCGACTATCGCTACCTGGTCTCGCACGACGAGGAGCGCATCGTGTTCCCGAACCCGGCGGTCAAGCCGGGCCTGCGAGCTGGGCTGATGGTGGTGGAGACCACCGAGGCCACGCTGGCCTCGCTCGGCTGA
- a CDS encoding ABC transporter substrate-binding protein — MKLNWRKMAAGAVATAAAMSPLSGASAADLKQIRFGVEASYAPFEYKLPDGKLAGFDIDVGNAVCAKLKVKCVWVENDFDGLIPALQARKFDAINSDMTITDQRKKAVAFTDPIYSIPNQLIAKKGSGLLPTPASLKGKRVGVLQGTIQESYAKARWAPAGVEVVPYQTQDLAYEDLKSGRLDATFQDSEAAAKGFLAKPQAAGFAFAGPQVVDAEILGSGVGFGLRKNDTDLRNAINGALKDLKADGTIDNLAKKYFSVPVVLK, encoded by the coding sequence ATGAAGTTGAACTGGCGAAAGATGGCCGCGGGCGCGGTGGCGACGGCCGCCGCGATGTCCCCCCTGTCCGGCGCGAGCGCCGCCGACCTGAAGCAGATCCGCTTCGGCGTCGAGGCCTCGTATGCGCCGTTCGAGTACAAGCTGCCCGACGGCAAGCTCGCCGGTTTCGACATCGATGTCGGCAATGCCGTGTGCGCGAAGCTGAAGGTCAAGTGCGTGTGGGTCGAGAACGACTTCGACGGCCTGATCCCGGCGCTGCAGGCCCGCAAGTTCGACGCGATCAATTCGGACATGACGATCACCGACCAGCGCAAGAAGGCGGTCGCGTTCACCGATCCGATCTACTCGATCCCGAACCAGCTGATCGCGAAGAAGGGCAGCGGCCTGCTGCCCACGCCCGCCTCGCTCAAGGGCAAGCGCGTCGGCGTGCTGCAGGGCACGATCCAGGAGTCCTACGCCAAGGCGCGCTGGGCCCCGGCCGGCGTCGAGGTGGTGCCCTACCAGACCCAGGACCTGGCCTACGAGGACCTGAAGTCGGGCCGCCTGGACGCCACCTTCCAGGATTCGGAAGCGGCCGCCAAGGGCTTCCTGGCCAAGCCGCAGGCCGCCGGCTTCGCGTTCGCGGGCCCGCAGGTGGTCGATGCCGAGATCCTCGGCTCGGGCGTCGGTTTCGGCCTGCGCAAGAACGACACCGACCTGCGCAACGCCATCAACGGCGCGCTGAAGGACCTGAAGGCCGACGGCACGATCGACAACCTGGCGAAGAAGTATTTCAGCGTGCCGGTGGTGCTGAAGTAA